A single region of the Triticum dicoccoides isolate Atlit2015 ecotype Zavitan chromosome 2B, WEW_v2.0, whole genome shotgun sequence genome encodes:
- the LOC119368821 gene encoding uncharacterized protein LOC119368821 produces the protein MADPSKEKAGDFSVDKLYEIFSKMFEQQQQLRVVPEGVKYALEPNPVKLAGPGNYISWARHAQLIPSSHGYDDLLSADEGKQLSDTSAKQVNDRVLVWLLGSMEPPIQEQVETMTTVSEVWAALEKQFAGKSNKMQGNRIMHELTNLKQGTKSVTEYAGETKRLYNELHYYHPFEPIDKQDFAIHHTWFEPFVSKLFLDGLNEEFDLRRQLIFSKTEWLSLDDVISSVIEEETRLAQPENGLKYTDARAALSMQARRAPKFVGKSDKNKLFCNHCKRTGHIKDACFELHGFPTWWEKGKSRPGGVHGANKKQANLTTSKGELPVVDVRALEDFTSKLRLSEGSSTSQDSSKAESSFYINSHQGASDRETVGDWDRA, from the exons ATGGCAGATCCAAGCAAGGAAAAAGCAGGGGATTTTAGTGTGGATAAGCTATATGAAATTTTCAGCAAAATGTttgagcagcagcaacaactcagAGTGGTTCCTGAAGGAGTCAAATATGCACTTGAGCCTAATCCAGTAAAGCTGGCTGGACCGGGCAATTACATCAGCTGGGCACGACATGCCCAGTTAATCCCGAGTTCTCATGGTTATGATGACTTGCTTAGTGCCGATGAAGGAAAACAGCTAAGTGACACTAGCGCAAAACAGGTTAATGACAGAGTGTTGGTCTGGTTATTAGGAAGCATGGAACCACCAATTCAAGAACAAGTTGAGACTATGACTACTGTATCTGAAGTATGGGCAGCTTTGGAGAAGCAGTTTGCAGGGAAATCCAATAAAATGCAAGGTAATCGTATTATGCATGAATTGACAAATCTGAAGCAAGGCACAAAGTCTGTGACAGAGTATGCTGGTGAGACCAAAAGACTGTACAATGAACTGCATTATTATCATCCCTTTGAGCCCATTGACAAACAAGACTTTGCTATTCATCATACCTGGTTTGAGCCATTTGTGAGCAAGCTCTTTCTTGATGGCTTAAATGAGGAATTTGACCTTCGACGCCAACTTATATTCTCAAAAACTGAGTGGCTTAGTCTTGATGATGTTATCTCAAGTGTGATAGAGGAGGAGACTCGGTTGGCTCAGCCTGAGAATGGCCTAAAGTATACAGATGCTCGTGCAGCCTTATCCATGCAAGCTCGACGTGCCCCAAAGTTTGTTGGCAAATCAGATAAAAACAAACTTTTTTGCAACCATTGTAAAAGGACTGGACACATAAAGGATGCATGCTTTGAGCTGCATGGCTTTCCAACTTGGTGGGAAAAAGGAAAGTCTCGGCCAGGGGGAGTTCATGGAGCAAACAAAAAACAAGCTAACCTCACTACATCCAAGGGGGAGCTACCAGTGGTCGATGTGCGAGCTCTTGAGGATTTTACTTCCAAGCTTAgactctcagaaggctcgtctactTCCCAGGATTCCTCTAAAGCTGAATCTAGTTTCTATATCAATTCACACCAAG GAGCTAGCGACAGGGAGACTGTTGGGGACTGGGACCGTGCATGA